A genomic stretch from Mastacembelus armatus chromosome 7, fMasArm1.2, whole genome shotgun sequence includes:
- the LOC113145244 gene encoding ceramide synthase 5-like has protein sequence MTSSISAWIWSERFWLPENVSWADLEHPPPGVEYPRVGQVLYAMPLAFFVFLLRLLFERLVAKPCARILQIQAGVPRRAQPNVVLERLYQSKMCPDTRQLEGLSKQLDWDVRKIQRWFRIRRNQDRPSTQKKFCESMWRFTFYLGIFFYAIRHLWVSPWMWDTRHCWYNFPFQPISPGQYNYYIAELAFYWSLMFSQFTDIRRKDFTVMLVHHMATIILITFSYANNMLRAGTLVMCVHDASDIFLEAAKLANYAKYQRLCDGLFVVFSISFFLTRLVIYPFWIVYSVLFESWEIVGPYQAWWLFNGLLLVLQTLHIIWFYLITRIAIKAIFKGKVSKDDRSDIESSSDEENCSSCSKNPSQTLKSKDSRNLNGETHDH, from the exons ATGACTTCGTCTATCTCAGCCTGGATTTGGAGTGAGAGATTCTGGCTTCCCGAAAATGTTTCATGGGCAGATCTGGAGCATCCTCCTCCTGGTGTGGAATATCCCCGAGTGGGACAAGTACTGTACGCGATGCCCCtggctttctttgtttttctactgAGACTGCTTTTTGAAAG gcTAGTGGCCAAGCCCTGTGCCCGCATACTTCAGATTCAGGCGGGAGTGCCTCGGCGAGCCCAGCCCAATGTTGTCCTGGAGAGGCTATATCAGTCCAAAATG TGTCCAGATACGAGGCAGCTGGAGGGACTGTCCAAGCAGCTGGACTGGGATGTGCGGAAAATACAGAGATGGTTTCGCATCCGTCGGAACCAAGACAGGCCCAGTACACAGAAAAAGTTCTGTGAGAGCAT GTGGAGATTTACATTTTACCTGGGGATTTTTTTCTATGCCATTCGCCATTTGTGGGTG TCACCTTGGATGTGGGATACCCGGCACTGTTGGTACAACTTTCCTTTTCAG CCTATTAGTCCTGGACAGTACAACTACTATATAGCTGAGCTAGCTTTCTATTGGTCTCTGATGTTTTCCCAGTTCACAGATATTAGACGTAAG GATTTCACTGTCATGCTTGTACACCACATGGCCACCATAATCCTCATCACATTCTCCTATGCCAACAACATGCTAAGAGCTGGCACTTTAgtcatgtgtgtgcatgatgcATCGGACATCTTCCTCGAG GCAGCCAAGCTGGCCAACTATGCCAAGTACCAGAGGCTATGTGACGGCCTGTTTGTAGTCTTTAGCATAAGCTTTTTCCTCACTCGACTTGTCATCTATCCTTTCTG GATTGTTTACAGTGTTCTCTTTGAAAGCTGGGAGATCGTCGGGCCATACCAGGCCTGGTGGCTGTTCAATGGGTTGCTGCTGGTCCTGCAGACCCTTCACATCATCTGGTTCTACCTCATCACTCGCATTGCTATTAAAGCCATATTCAAGGGAAAG GTGTCAAAAGATGACCGCAGTGACATTGAGAGCAGCTCGGATGAGGAAAATTGTTCCAGCTGCAGCAAAAATCCCAGCCAGACCTTAAAATCAAAGGACAGCAGAAACCTTAATGGAGAAACTCATGACCACTAA